Below is a window of Streptomyces sp. ITFR-16 DNA.
TCCCCCGGCGGCGCTGCTGCGTGTTGCGGACCGGACCCGCGGGCAGCCCTCCCGTACCGCTGTGCAACGGAGTTGTCCCGGAGTTCCCGCGTTCCATGGCTGTGCCGGCAGGCGCATGGCACGGTAAGGGGGCGCGTGTGCGGGTGCGACGGGGGGAGCGACATGGCAGCGGGCGGGGCACGGGTCGAGGCGCTGGGCGGGGACGATCCCGCGACGCTCGGACCGTACCGGCTGATCGGGCGGCTGGCCTCCGGCGGCATGGGGCGGATCTATCTGGCCGGGGACCCGGGCGGCCGGGGGCTCGTCGCCGTGAAGACGCTGCTGGCCGAGGGGCTGCTCAGCGAGACCGACCGGCGGCGCTTCGCCCGCGAGGTGTCGCTCGCGCAACGGGTGGACAGCGCGTTCACGGCGCGGGTACGGGACTCCGACCCGGACGCCGAGCGGCCCTGGATGGCCATCGACTACATCGCCGCGCCGCCCTTGTCCGAACTGGTGCGCAGCTGCGGGGTGCTGCCCGCATCGGCCGTACGGTGGATCGCGGCCGGCACCGCGCAGGCGCTGGTCACGCTGCACGGGGTGGGCATCGTGCACCGCGATGTGAAACCGCAGAACGTGCTGCTGCCGCTGGACGGCCCACGGGTGATCGACTTCGGCATCTCGCACGCCAGCGACCTCACCCTGACCGGGCTCACCCTCGGCACGATCGCCTTCACCTCGCCCGAGCAGGCACGGGGCCAGGAGTCGACGGCCGCTTCGGACGTGTATTCGCTGGGTGCCACGCTGTTCCTGCTCGCGACCGGGCGGCCGCCCTACGGCGCGGACGGCGACACGCTGCGGCTGCTGGCCCGGGTGCAGCGGGGCGAGCTCGACCTGACCGGGCTGCCGAAGGAGCTCGTCGCGACCGTTCGGCCGTGCCTCGCCCTTGATCCGGACGACCGGCCCGAGCCCGCCACGCTGCTCGCCCGGTTCCGCGAGGAGCAGGCGGGCCTGCCGACGACGTCGAGCGGCACACGCTGGCTGCCGCCGCGCTGGACGGCGCTGATCGGCGCGTACGCCACCCAGGGGCTGGAGCTGGCGAGCGGCCGCGCGACGGACCCGTCAGCCCCGACCGTCACACAGCGCACCCGGATGGTCCCGGCGCCGCCTCCGACGCTGGTCTACCCGCCCGAGCGCGAGGCCCGGGCCGCCCGTGACCGCGCCCGCCGTGAGCGCGCCCGGCAGGATCTCGCGGTGCTCGCGGAGCTGGCGCAGCGGCAGCGGGCCGAGCAGGCCGAACGCGAAGAGGCCGAGCGCGCCCAGCAGGAGCGGGCCGAGCAGGCCGAGCGGGAGCGCCGGGAGCGGGCCGAACAGGCCGGGCGGGAGCGCCGCGAGCGCGCCGCACGTGCGGAGCAGGCCGAGCGGGAGCGTCAGGAGCGGGCCCGGGCGGATGCCGCACGCCGGGAGGAGACCCGTCTGGCGGCCGAGCGTGCCGAGCGGGAGCGGGCGGCACGGCAGCGTGCCGAGCGGGCGGCCCGGGCCCGTACGCCCTCACCCGCCCCGGCGCCCGCACCGCGGCCCGTCCCCGCCGCCCCGCGTCCGGCGGCCGTGCGGTCGGGTTCGTCGGGGCTGGGCTGGCTGCTCGTGGTGGCCGCCGT
It encodes the following:
- a CDS encoding serine/threonine-protein kinase, producing MAAGGARVEALGGDDPATLGPYRLIGRLASGGMGRIYLAGDPGGRGLVAVKTLLAEGLLSETDRRRFAREVSLAQRVDSAFTARVRDSDPDAERPWMAIDYIAAPPLSELVRSCGVLPASAVRWIAAGTAQALVTLHGVGIVHRDVKPQNVLLPLDGPRVIDFGISHASDLTLTGLTLGTIAFTSPEQARGQESTAASDVYSLGATLFLLATGRPPYGADGDTLRLLARVQRGELDLTGLPKELVATVRPCLALDPDDRPEPATLLARFREEQAGLPTTSSGTRWLPPRWTALIGAYATQGLELASGRATDPSAPTVTQRTRMVPAPPPTLVYPPEREARAARDRARRERARQDLAVLAELAQRQRAEQAEREEAERAQQERAEQAERERRERAEQAGRERRERAARAEQAERERQERARADAARREETRLAAERAERERAARQRAERAARARTPSPAPAPAPRPVPAAPRPAAVRSGSSGLGWLLVVAAVIGLLVWQPWETAGSGRGGRAGSGSTASSSVTSGSGLDTHTDDDGSDTGTGTGGSGSTTDDSDDDPTPTPTPTPTPTPDAGDRAFAAVRAGDCLDVYSDGFGGMSADRPVRVDCGASNAYMHVNQVSTAAGASGSCDTGAGYTWWSRTGDDGVERTLCLDRVYRVGQCFPAQVQGTTGADLAVVLRCDATKVPRAGQSVLRITGFYRAPTAGQSWTCPAGNGQRFWYWPVNKGRSIICASAA